Proteins encoded in a region of the Anopheles ziemanni chromosome 2, idAnoZiCoDA_A2_x.2, whole genome shotgun sequence genome:
- the LOC131290666 gene encoding COX assembly mitochondrial protein homolog encodes MAHSFTNEQSASAIPLGSNKGGPHGLGDPDDRRLRKVEVEVLIPKIMRERAKTEKCVPQVQAFETCCKDAGLFMIAKCQPQNDALKACSLEWYKDEQFKKECTEIYLAERSEFRRTGLPKKFRNKANAEG; translated from the exons ATGGCCCATTCGTTTACCAACGAACAGTCAGCCTCGGCGATTCCTCTTGGTTCCAACAAAGGTGGACCACACGGGCTTG GCGATCCGGACGATCGGCGGCTACGAAAAGTTGAAGTGGAAGTTCTAATCCCTAAGATAATGCGTGAACGtgcgaaaacagaaaaatgtgTTCCTCAGGTTCAAGCTTTTGAAACGTGCTGCAAAGATGCGGGACTGTTCATGATAGCAAAGTGCCAGCCGCAGAACGATGCCCTCAAAGCATGCAGCCTGGAATGGTACAAGGACgaacagtttaaaaaagaGTGCACGGAAATCTACTTAGCCGAACGTAGTGAATTCCGAAGAACAGGATTACCTAAAAAGTTTAGGAACAAGGCTAATGCCGAGGGATAG